In a genomic window of Helianthus annuus cultivar XRQ/B chromosome 10, HanXRQr2.0-SUNRISE, whole genome shotgun sequence:
- the LOC110885496 gene encoding thaumatin-like protein 1: MDLLSTSCVSHILTIFLALSLLSKGVLGATFTFVNKCDYTVWPGILANAGSPALDSTGFELPEQSSRTFQAPTGWSGRFWGRTSCKFDGSGSGSCQTGDCGSGKLECNGAGAAPPATLAEFTLGTGGSDFYDVSLVDGYNIAMIVEVSGGSGLCATTGCVNDLNQQCPSELRAESGQGCKSACEAFGSPEYCCSGAYNTPATCKPSVYSRMFKLACPRSYSYAYDDPTSTFTCAGADYTVTFCPSMPSQKSSKDTSPTSTTTTNGNTNTNPSGSDGSLSGSSTESGYGYGSLSGSGSGSGLGSESETGSGSESGSGSGTEALEANGSWLAGLAMGGSSSTKTKPFGATVSFIMLFFLGLLFVQN, translated from the exons ATGGATCTGCTATCTACTTCCTGTGTTAGCCACATTCTCACTATCTTTCTTGCTCTCTCATTACTCTCCAAAG GTGTTTTGGGAGCAACATTTACATTTGTCAACAAATGTGACTACACAGTTTGGCCAGGCATATTGGCCAATGCCGGGAGTCCAGCACTGGACTCCACGGGCTTTGAGCTTCCTGAACAAAGTTCCCGAACTTTCCAAGCTCCAACAGGCTGGTCCGGCCGCTTCTGGGGTCGGACCAGCTGCAAATTCGATGGATCTGGTTCAGGCTCCTGCCAGACCGGCGACTGCGGCTCAGGCAAGCTCGAATGCAACGGGGCCGGAGCCGCTCCACCCGCTACCCTAGCAGAGTTCACACTCGGTACTGGCGGGTCAGACTTTTATGACGTCAGCTTAGTAGACGGGTACAATATTGCAATGATTGTGGAGGTTTCTGGCGGGTCGGGTTTATGTGCAACAACCGGGTGTGTTAATGATTTGAACCAGCAGTGCCCGAGTGAGCTGCGGGCTGAGTCGGGTCAGGGTTGTAAGAGCGCGTGTGAGGCGTTTGGGAGTCCGGAGTACTGTTGCAGCGGCGCGTATAATACACCCGCTACCTGTAAGCCGTCGGTGTATTCGCGGATGTTTAAGTTGGCTTGCCCTAGATCGTATAGTTATGCGTATGATGATCCAACTAGCACGTTCACATGCGCTGGAGCAGACTATACGGTGACGTTTTGTCCTTCTATGCCAAG TCAGAAATCTTCAAAGGACACGTCACCTAcgtcaaccaccaccaccaacggTAACACTAACACCAACCCTAGCGGCAGTGACGGGTCACTTTCCGGGTCAAGTACAGAATCTGGATACGGGTACGGTTCATTATCTGGGTCCGGCTCTGGATCAGGTTTGGGGTCAGAATCAGAAACCGGGTCGGGTTCTGAGTCCGGATCCGGGTCAGGAACCGAAGCCCTTGAGGCTAATGGCTCATGGTTAGCTGGTTTAGCCATGGGTGGTTCAAGTTCAACAAAGACTAAGCCTTTTGGTGCCACTGTTTCTTTCATCATGTTGTTTTTCTTGGGCTTGTTGTTTGTACAAAACTAA